Part of the Leptolyngbya boryana PCC 6306 genome is shown below.
GGCGATCGAGAAGTTTGACCCAGCGAAGCAATATCGATTTTCAACCTATTCGTACTGGTGGATTCGACAGTCAATTACTCGCTATTTGGCTCTTCACTCGCGCACTCTGCGGCTTCCCACTCATGTGACCGAAAAGCTGAACAAAGTCAAAAAGGCTCAACGAACTTTATCACAGCAACTTAGACGGACTGCTACAGCTTCAGAAATTGCCCAGGAAACCAACTTATCACCGGAACAGATTCGAGAATACTTCATTGTTGCAAAGTATCCTCGTTCGCTTGATCAGCCGATTTCTAAGGCTCAGGAAGCAGTCTTACAAGATTTGCTCGAATCTGAATACGCTTCACCAGAGGAGGATTTAACCCGATCAATGCTGCAACAGGATATTCAATCTGCGCTCGATCGTCTATCTGAAAGAGAGCGAAAAATTCTCACCCTGCGATTTGGGCTGGTCGATGGAAAGGCTTTATCTCTTTCTCAAATCGGCATTCAGCTACATCTCAGCAAAGAGCGAGTTCGACAATTGGAGCGGCAAGCGCTTGGAGATTTGCGTCAGAGAGGGCACTTACAGCTTTACCTCATGTCTTGAATGTCAAGCGTAT
Proteins encoded:
- a CDS encoding sigma-70 family RNA polymerase sigma factor — encoded protein: METDHTISDSMQLYLRDIGRFPLLSAAEELQYGQQVQTFMQLQQLKATIADQLQREPSIAEWATAAKRTETDLTEAITVGNQAKRKLLESNLRFVVSIAKRYQKRNVDLLDLIQEGSLGLERAIEKFDPAKQYRFSTYSYWWIRQSITRYLALHSRTLRLPTHVTEKLNKVKKAQRTLSQQLRRTATASEIAQETNLSPEQIREYFIVAKYPRSLDQPISKAQEAVLQDLLESEYASPEEDLTRSMLQQDIQSALDRLSERERKILTLRFGLVDGKALSLSQIGIQLHLSKERVRQLERQALGDLRQRGHLQLYLMS